Proteins co-encoded in one Quercus robur chromosome 8, dhQueRobu3.1, whole genome shotgun sequence genomic window:
- the LOC126694259 gene encoding disease resistance protein RPM1-like, whose amino-acid sequence MLENIKKSGERYGSNVIEQRRSNSDAISDTWHDPPMASLLIEEAEVVGIESRREKLINWLVEGPSNRMVISTVGIGGLGKTTLVKKLYENDKVTAHFDCHAWITVSKSYKMEELLRNMIKQLYKAKKQSIPVEIDTMEQATLMEQIRLYLHEHRYVVVFDDVGKKEFWDYIELALPKNEKGNRILITSRNKDVAPSNYLYKLPILPLEKAWVLFCKKVFQREGGLCPPELVKLSCAVVERCEGFPLAIVAKGGLLSTKDKVIDVWLKFHNSLSSELKNNPDLQDISKILSLSYHDLSYNLKVCLLYFGMFPKDYYINCARLIRLWIAEGFVKEMQGITLEEVAQGYLNQLIHRSLVQVNVVVSIGRTRSCCIHDMMLEVILSRSEELGFHWSQCRTTQILIELPDVSQFRTM is encoded by the coding sequence ATGCTCGAGAATATCAAAAAGAGTGGTGAAAGATATGGCTCCAATGTCATAGAGCAAAGAAGATCCAATAGTGATGCTATAAGTGATACATGGCATGATCCTCCAATGGCCTCCCTACTCATTGAGGAAGCAGAGGTTGTGGGCATTGAGTCTCGTAgagaaaaattgataaattggTTGGTAGAAGGTCCATCTAATCGCATGGTGATTTCAACGGTTGGTATTGGTGGGCTTGGTAAGACCACtcttgtaaaaaaattgtatgaaaaTGATAAAGTGACAGCACACTTTGATTGTCATGCTTGGATCACAGTGTCTAAATCATACAAGATGGAGGAGCTATTAAGGAACATGATAAAGCAACTCTACAAGGCAAAGAAGCAATCTATTCCTGTGGAAATTGACACAATGGAACAAGCAACACTAATGGAGCAAATAAGGCTATATTTACATGAGCATAGGTATGTAGTAGTTTTTGATGATGTggggaaaaaagaattttgggATTACATAGAACTTGCTTTACCTAAAAATGAAAAGGGCAATAGAATATTAATCACATCTCGAAATAAGGATGTTGCTCCTTCTAATTATTTGTATAAACTACCAATTCTACCTTTAGAAAAAGCTTGGGTGCTCTTTTGCAAGAAGGTGTTCCAACGTGAAGGGGGACTTTGCCCCCCTGAGTTAGTTAAGTTATCATGTGCTGTTGTTGAGAGATGTGAAGGATTTCCACTAGCAATTGTTGCTAAAGGGGGTCTTTTGTCAACCAAAGACAAGGTTATTGATGTATGGCTCAAATTTCATAATAGTCTTAGTTCAGAGTTAAAAAATAATCCTGATCTACAAGATATTTCCAAAATTCTATCCCTTAGTTATCATGATCTATCTTACAACCTCAAAGTTTGCTTATTATATTTTGGAATGTTTCCTAAGGACTACTACATTAATTGTGCAAGACTAATTCGACTTTGGATTGCAGAAGGTTTTGTAAAAGAAATGCAAGGGATAACATTGGAAGAGGTTGCACAAGGCTATTTAAACCAACTTATTCATAGAAGCTTGGTTCAAGTGAATGTAGTCGTTTCTATTGGCAGGACTAGAAGTTGTTGTATTCATGATATGATGCTTGAGGTCATTCTTTCTAGGTCAGAGGAGTTGGGTTTTCATTGGTCTCAATGCAGAACTACACAAATTTTAATAGAATTGCCCGACGTCTCTCAATTTAGAACAATGTAA